In Procambarus clarkii isolate CNS0578487 chromosome 82, FALCON_Pclarkii_2.0, whole genome shotgun sequence, one genomic interval encodes:
- the LOC123764438 gene encoding protein EURL homolog isoform X1, whose amino-acid sequence MNQTRNHCFVSVTAMEHEVLIQVSPKHTYKPSSFRCSFMTKWRRRPTDELSSLPLHTLEQLKKELQTIVQEASGELVGLLQERQGLQEEVDIRSITIEQLLKFAEKRQLQLGEPLAVQMSVVRNHCQQTSPESGLG is encoded by the exons ATGAACCAAACACgaaaccattgtttcgtgtctgtTACAG CAATGGAGCACGAGGTCCTCATTCAAGTTAGCCCCAAACACACATACAAGCCTTCATCTTTCAGATGTTCCTTTATGACCAAGTGGCGGAGAAGACCAACAGATGAGT TATCCAGTCTTCCTCTTCACACACTGGAACAGTTGAAAAAGGAATTACAAACTATAGTGCAGG AGGCTTCAGGAGAACTGGTTGGTCTTCTTCAGGAACGTCAAGGGCTGCAGGAAGAGGTCGACATTCGTTCCATTACTATAGAACAGTTACTCAAGTTTGCAGAGAAACGACAACTCCAGCTGGGTGAACCTCtggcagtacagatgagtgttgtCAGAAACCATTGTCAACAAACTAGTCCTGAAAGTGGGCTTGGCTAG
- the LOC123764438 gene encoding protein EURL homolog isoform X2, whose amino-acid sequence MEHEVLIQVSPKHTYKPSSFRCSFMTKWRRRPTDELSSLPLHTLEQLKKELQTIVQEASGELVGLLQERQGLQEEVDIRSITIEQLLKFAEKRQLQLGEPLAVQMSVVRNHCQQTSPESGLG is encoded by the exons ATGGAGCACGAGGTCCTCATTCAAGTTAGCCCCAAACACACATACAAGCCTTCATCTTTCAGATGTTCCTTTATGACCAAGTGGCGGAGAAGACCAACAGATGAGT TATCCAGTCTTCCTCTTCACACACTGGAACAGTTGAAAAAGGAATTACAAACTATAGTGCAGG AGGCTTCAGGAGAACTGGTTGGTCTTCTTCAGGAACGTCAAGGGCTGCAGGAAGAGGTCGACATTCGTTCCATTACTATAGAACAGTTACTCAAGTTTGCAGAGAAACGACAACTCCAGCTGGGTGAACCTCtggcagtacagatgagtgttgtCAGAAACCATTGTCAACAAACTAGTCCTGAAAGTGGGCTTGGCTAG